A single region of the Alteriqipengyuania flavescens genome encodes:
- a CDS encoding DUF6504 family protein — MSPPPGNRSPRRILSIWLAQLSLDRWRQAAGCARGQGEDAGPLVLITETAHGPRIDAVNDAGRAAGIRPRSMLADARTLCPQVAVHPSDPAGDLDFLERLAAWAQRWGPWTAMDAPDALLVDITGAAHLFAGEERLLADAAALFAKRGLAARLAIAPTAGAAWALSHYGPDRVILSPDDDAVARLSGLPVAALRLDEDVLVILRRLGLKRIGDLTDRFAEREGRDALHRRFRNRRAPAANPLVRLDQLLGKVPEPLLPVIPPQMPLVQRRLVEPIRHRDLLDQVVRDLAADMARELEAKGEGARRLEVGVWRVDGEVIVRRLEMAAATRDAAHICRLFAAKLDDIDAGFGIESVRMRASWSEPLDLGQRDLEAAAEDHGTSLAACVDRLTVRLGPHAVRRPVPFASHIPERAQRWQPPLEAEPPSPHGFQEQLAFHARPLKLLDRAEPIAVLYATPDGFPQKFRWRGEVHEVARVEGPERIAPEWWREKSTVRLRDYYRIEDGAGRRYWIYRHGLIGDGRGGMPDWYLQGLCA, encoded by the coding sequence ATGTCCCCGCCGCCCGGAAACCGCTCTCCGCGCCGGATCCTGTCGATCTGGCTGGCGCAGCTGTCGCTCGATCGCTGGCGGCAGGCGGCAGGCTGCGCGCGCGGGCAGGGGGAAGACGCCGGGCCGCTGGTGCTCATTACAGAAACTGCGCACGGGCCGCGCATCGATGCGGTCAACGATGCCGGCCGTGCTGCCGGTATCCGCCCGCGCTCCATGCTCGCCGATGCGCGGACGCTGTGCCCGCAGGTGGCGGTCCATCCCTCTGATCCGGCAGGCGATCTCGACTTCCTCGAACGGCTTGCCGCGTGGGCGCAGCGCTGGGGCCCGTGGACGGCGATGGACGCGCCCGATGCGCTGCTGGTGGATATCACCGGCGCGGCGCACCTGTTCGCGGGCGAGGAGCGGCTGCTGGCCGATGCGGCGGCGCTGTTCGCGAAGCGCGGGCTGGCGGCGCGCCTCGCCATCGCGCCCACGGCAGGCGCGGCCTGGGCGCTTTCCCACTACGGTCCGGACCGCGTGATCCTGTCCCCCGATGACGATGCGGTGGCGCGGCTTTCCGGCCTGCCCGTGGCGGCCCTGCGGCTCGACGAGGATGTGCTGGTCATCCTGCGCCGGCTCGGTCTGAAGCGGATCGGCGACCTGACCGACCGCTTTGCCGAGCGCGAGGGCCGCGATGCGCTCCACCGCCGGTTCCGCAACCGCCGCGCGCCTGCCGCGAACCCGCTGGTGCGGCTCGACCAGCTGCTCGGCAAGGTGCCAGAGCCGCTGCTGCCGGTGATCCCGCCGCAGATGCCGCTGGTGCAGCGCCGCCTGGTCGAACCGATCCGCCACCGCGACCTGCTCGACCAGGTGGTGCGCGACCTTGCCGCCGACATGGCACGCGAGCTGGAGGCGAAGGGAGAGGGCGCGCGCAGGCTGGAGGTCGGCGTGTGGCGCGTGGATGGCGAGGTGATCGTCCGCCGCCTGGAAATGGCCGCCGCCACCCGCGATGCCGCGCATATCTGCCGCCTGTTCGCCGCCAAGCTCGACGATATCGACGCCGGCTTCGGGATCGAGAGCGTGCGGATGCGCGCCTCGTGGTCCGAACCGCTCGACCTCGGCCAGCGGGACCTGGAGGCAGCGGCGGAAGACCATGGCACCAGCCTTGCCGCCTGCGTCGACCGGCTGACCGTGCGGCTCGGCCCGCATGCGGTGCGCCGCCCGGTCCCCTTCGCCAGCCACATCCCGGAGCGCGCCCAGCGCTGGCAGCCACCGCTTGAGGCCGAACCGCCCAGTCCTCATGGTTTTCAGGAGCAATTGGCTTTCCACGCCCGCCCGCTCAAGCTGCTCGACCGGGCGGAACCTATCGCCGTGCTCTATGCCACACCCGACGGCTTCCCGCAGAAGTTCCGCTGGCGGGGGGAAGTGCACGAAGTCGCGCGGGTCGAGGGGCCGGAGCGGATTGCGCCCGAATGGTGGCGCGAGAAATCGACCGTGCGCCTGCGCGACTATTACCGGATCGAGGACGGGGCGGGCCGGCGCTACTGGATCTATCGCCACGGCCTGATCGGCGACGGGCGAGGCGGCATGCCGGACTGGTATTTGCAGGGCCTATGCGCCTAG
- a CDS encoding pyridoxamine 5'-phosphate oxidase family protein — protein sequence MNYEQGDADELKTKFWKAFADSPFCFLERKAQPDGAVVMTAQLDKDADSEIWFFTTKDNHLAQMGPAIVTYAGKDNQIFARVEGTLTEETSRERLDKQWSKIVEAWFPGGKDDPNLIMLRMDLAEAEIWNSDLGLINNAKMLLGKDVREEAAENHVETAI from the coding sequence ATGAATTACGAGCAAGGCGATGCAGACGAACTGAAGACCAAATTCTGGAAGGCGTTTGCCGATTCGCCCTTCTGCTTCCTCGAACGCAAGGCCCAGCCCGATGGCGCCGTGGTCATGACCGCGCAGCTCGACAAGGATGCCGACAGCGAGATCTGGTTCTTCACCACCAAGGACAACCACCTCGCCCAGATGGGCCCGGCCATCGTGACCTATGCCGGCAAGGACAACCAGATATTCGCCCGGGTCGAAGGCACGCTGACCGAAGAAACGAGCCGCGAGCGCCTGGACAAGCAGTGGAGCAAGATCGTGGAAGCCTGGTTCCCGGGCGGCAAGGACGATCCCAACCTCATCATGCTGCGCATGGACCTCGCCGAGGCGGAGATCTGGAACAGCGACCTCGGCCTCATCAACAATGCCAAGATGCTGCTGGGCAAGGATGTGCGCGAGGAAGCCGCGGAAAACCACGTCGAAACGGCAATCTGA